Proteins encoded by one window of Yamadazyma tenuis chromosome 2, complete sequence:
- the MTF1 gene encoding Mitochondrial transcription factor 1 (COG:H; EggNog:ENOG503NZRU) — translation MPRFCRSFNPLLESVQFFPSSRSSLKSIINPQACQQIIDKLDLKKKYPKSNSLNIVDIFPGFGLFSTMINQELRPKKHILMEETKVCIPHYEGLFELLQKDKKYNDSFVLYPKNGYKWESYETMVNEDKLLEINTQSEDNIHDELLIVANMLTLTYGEAVFAQWLACSAHKNWLQKYGRVRMICVLPEVTAQKFLSGPSFFRRNRSSIKRDLFTDTKLIAINEMEGDNYAPDGYGYDPNLLVKDQPVIVPLTTIYPAPTRMAVVEVNPKQTVDINTDYLDYIAQILMYRRTHPLQEALKYLSPGAEEDLGPKLKHLLEKTPRDLTSEDFHELVKAFESWPFKPSLEERLSLNPSPDDD, via the coding sequence ATGCCACGGTTTTGTCGTTCGTTCAACCCGTTGCTCGAGTCAGTACAGTTCTTTCCGAGTTCCAGATCGAGTCTCAAGTCCATAATTAACCCACAAGCATGTCAGCAAATCATCGATAAGCTtgacttgaaaaaaaaataccCCAAGTCTAACTCATTGAACATTGTAGATATTTTCCCAGGGTTTGGATTGTTTTCCACCATGATAAATCAAGAGTTAAGGCCTAAAAAGCATATTCTTATGGAAGAAACAAAGGTGTGTATACCTCATTATGAGGGTTTATTCGAACTTTTGCagaaagacaagaagtATAATGATAGTTTTGTACTTTACCCCAAGAACGGCTACAAATGGGAGTCATATGAGACGATGGTAAATGAAGACAAATTGCTCGAGATCAACACACAATCCGAGGATAATATCCACGATGAACTATTAATTGTTGCCAACATGCTTACCCTTACCTATGGAGAAGCAGTGTTTGCTCAATGGCTAGCATGCTCAGCACATAAAAACTGGTTACAGAAATATGGTAGAGTTAGAATGATTTGTGTTTTGCCAGAAGTGACGGCTCAAAAGTTCTTATCGGGTCCATCATTCTtcagaagaaacagaagtTCTATCAAACGGGATTTATTTACGGATACCAAGCTAATTGCCATCAATGAGATGGAAGGTGATAACTATGCACCAGATGGGTATGGTTACGACCCAAATTTATTGGTAAAGGACCAGCCTGTGATTGTTCCTTTGACAACCATATACCCGGCTCCAACCAGAATGGCAGTTGTTGAGGTGAATCCAAAACAAACAGTGGATATCAACACAGATTATTTGGACTATATAGCCCAGATTTTGATGTACAGAAGAACCCATCCCCTCCAAGAAGCATTGAAATACCTAAGTCCTggagcagaagaagatttggGCCCCAAGCTCAAGCACCTCTTGGAAAAGACCCCTAGAGATTTAACAAGTGAAGACTTTCATGAACTTGTTAAGGCATTCGAGAGTTGGCCATTCAAgccttctttggaagaacgGTTGAGTCTCAATCCTTCACCAGATGACGACTAA
- a CDS encoding uncharacterized protein (EggNog:ENOG503NUNN; COG:S), producing MMELLYALGDGRDPGTGIKPFSRWSKNLMGPKLPEALLNYNVGMQVNLLGGYPISKDIVPSAIFTAVFVIFTLTHLAIFVVNCGRNHYFYLSLYWVGYGILRSLGFGLRILWAHDITLVDMAIADECMLVLGNVALVASNLVLAQRLFSWRHPVGGARRLFRYTMYGMYLVVAGVIAMTVTASAVPYLYYLSSKVFWHYKICVMVSSILIILYSLTAISLLGLSYFFKPTRKDENLYTYQPWWIESFSPFYFVKKGAKLEAEETFMKRNHNHRHAVRVIAATHHHYNMVEGLTNQRGDLTHNTSILIIFISTTFLFLASVVRCIAVFQANAAFRGGRVCEPVLMYIVWGLLEVVINILFLVGRVDLRFYRPDKLPKKVRAIITAEQSVMVSANQSDLEYSDDEEFDIMTVEDKYSFQGNPRPPTYHLQLKHSDDSDTDKKTSSNEGHSYTQDDNASEFNF from the coding sequence ATGATGGAGTTACTCTATGCGTTAGGCGATGGCAGAGACCCTGGAACTGGGATTAAACCGTTTTCAAGATGGAGCAAGAACCTCATGGGACCAAAGCTCCCAGAAGCTCTTTTAAACTACAACGTGGGAATGCAAGTGAACCTTCTTGGTGGGTACCCAATAAGTAAAGACATAGTACCACTGGCAATATTTACAGCAGTGTTTGTCATTTTTACATTAACCCATTTGGCTATTTTTGTCGTCAATTGTGGCAGAAATCACTACTTCTACCTCAGTTTGTACTGGGTCGGGTATGGGATTCTTCGGCTGCTTGGGTTTGGCTTGCGGATACTTTGGGCCCACGATATTACCTTGGTAGACATGGCTATTGCAGACGAATGTATGCTAGTGCTTGGAAATGTGGCATTGGTAGCTTCAAACTTGGTATTGGCCCAGAGGTTGTTTAGTTGGAGACATCCGGTAGGAGGTGCAAGGAGGTTGTTTCGGTACACTATGTACGGGATGTATCTTGTGGTGGCTGGAGTTATTGCCATGACGGTGACTGCATCTGCGGTGCCATACCTTTACTATTTGAGTTCCAAGGTGTTTTGGCATTACAAGATTTGTGTGATGGTTTCATCAATATTAATCATCTTATACTCGCTTACGGCCATTCTGCTCTTGGGATTGTCATATTTCTTCAAGCCCACTCGCAAGGATGAAAACTTATACACCTACCAGCCGTGGTGGATTGAATCATTCCTGCCATTTTACTTTGTGAAAAAAGGTGCAAAATTAGAAGCGGAAGAGACGTTTATGAAGAGAAATCACAACCACCGGCATGCAGTCCGAGTGATCGCTGCAACCCATCACCACTATAATATGGTGGAAGGATTGACTAATCAAAGAGGGGATTTAACGCATAATACCTCAATTTTGATTATTTTTATCTCCACTacttttctctttttaGCATCTGTTGTTCGGTGTATTGCAGTGTTCCAGGCCAATGCTGCCTTTAGAGGAGGACGAGTTTGTGAACCAGTTTTGATGTATATTGTTTGGGGATTGCTTGAGGTGGTCATCAATATACTTTTCTTGGTGGGTAGAGTCGACTTACGATTCTACAGACCCGATAAATTACCCAAGAAAGTTAGAGCTATCATCACTGCTGAGCAGTCGGTGATGGTGTCAGCCAACCAAAGTGACTTGGAATATTCAGATGATGAGGAATTCGACATCATGACCGTCGAAGACAAGTACTCATTCCAGGGTAATCCACGCCCTCCTACCTACCACTTACAACTAAAACATAGTGATGACTCTGATACAGACAAGAAAACGTCGAGTAATGAAGGTCACTCTTATACCCAGGACGACAATGCATCAGAGTTCAATTTTTAG